One part of the Anser cygnoides isolate HZ-2024a breed goose chromosome 9, Taihu_goose_T2T_genome, whole genome shotgun sequence genome encodes these proteins:
- the SCHIP1 gene encoding schwannomin-interacting protein 1 isoform X6, producing MEWPRCSEEPRQAQKNERESIRQKLALGSFFDDGPGLYTSCSKSGKPSLSSRLQSGMNLQICFVNDSGSDKDSDADDSKTETSLDTPLSPMSKQSSSYSDRDTTEEESESLDDMDFLTRQKKLQAEAKMALAMAKPMAKMQVEVEKQNRKKSPVADLLPHMPHISECLMKRSLKPTDLRDMTIGQLQVIVNDLHSQIESLNEELVQLLLIRDELHTEQDAMLVDIEDLTRHAESQQKHMAEKMPAK from the exons GCGCAGAAGAATGAGCGCGAGTCCATCAGGCAGAAGTTGGCGCTCGGCAGCTTCTTCGACGATGGCCCGGGACTGTACACCAGCTGCAGCAAGAGCGGCAagcccagcctctcctcccg gCTCCAAAGCGGGATGAACCTGCAGATCTGCTTCGTGAACGACAGCGGCAGCGACAAGGACAGCGACGCTGATGACAGCAAGACAGAGACCAGCCTGGACACGCCTTTGTCGCCCATG AGCAAGCAGAGCTCTTCCTACTCCGACAGAGACACGACCGAGGAGGAGTCCGAGTCCCTCGATGACATGGATTTTCTCACCAGACAAAAGAAACTCCAAGCCGAAGCCAAAATGGCCTTGGCTATGGCAAAGCCCATGGCCAAAATGCAGGTGGAGGTGGAAaagcagaacaggaagaaaTCTCCGGTAGCCGATCTT CTGCCACATATGCCTCATATAAGCGAATGCCTGATGAAGAGAAGCTTAAAACCCACTGATTTGAGAGACATGACTATCGGGCAGCTACAAGTGATCGTCAATGATCTCCACTCGCAGATAGAAA GCTTGAACGAGGAgctggtgcagctgctgctcatcCGGGATGAGCTGCACACGGAGCAGGACGCGATGCTGGTGGACATCGAGGACCTGACCAG aCATGCCGAGAGCCAGCAGAAGCACATGGCAGAGAAGATGCCGGCAAAGTAA
- the SCHIP1 gene encoding schwannomin-interacting protein 1 isoform X7: protein MVLQESGPYQAQKNERESIRQKLALGSFFDDGPGLYTSCSKSGKPSLSSRLQSGMNLQICFVNDSGSDKDSDADDSKTETSLDTPLSPMSKQSSSYSDRDTTEEESESLDDMDFLTRQKKLQAEAKMALAMAKPMAKMQVEVEKQNRKKSPVADLLPHMPHISECLMKRSLKPTDLRDMTIGQLQVIVNDLHSQIESLNEELVQLLLIRDELHTEQDAMLVDIEDLTRHAESQQKHMAEKMPAK from the exons ATGGTCCTGCAGGAGAGCGGCCCCTAccag GCGCAGAAGAATGAGCGCGAGTCCATCAGGCAGAAGTTGGCGCTCGGCAGCTTCTTCGACGATGGCCCGGGACTGTACACCAGCTGCAGCAAGAGCGGCAagcccagcctctcctcccg gCTCCAAAGCGGGATGAACCTGCAGATCTGCTTCGTGAACGACAGCGGCAGCGACAAGGACAGCGACGCTGATGACAGCAAGACAGAGACCAGCCTGGACACGCCTTTGTCGCCCATG AGCAAGCAGAGCTCTTCCTACTCCGACAGAGACACGACCGAGGAGGAGTCCGAGTCCCTCGATGACATGGATTTTCTCACCAGACAAAAGAAACTCCAAGCCGAAGCCAAAATGGCCTTGGCTATGGCAAAGCCCATGGCCAAAATGCAGGTGGAGGTGGAAaagcagaacaggaagaaaTCTCCGGTAGCCGATCTT CTGCCACATATGCCTCATATAAGCGAATGCCTGATGAAGAGAAGCTTAAAACCCACTGATTTGAGAGACATGACTATCGGGCAGCTACAAGTGATCGTCAATGATCTCCACTCGCAGATAGAAA GCTTGAACGAGGAgctggtgcagctgctgctcatcCGGGATGAGCTGCACACGGAGCAGGACGCGATGCTGGTGGACATCGAGGACCTGACCAG aCATGCCGAGAGCCAGCAGAAGCACATGGCAGAGAAGATGCCGGCAAAGTAA
- the SCHIP1 gene encoding schwannomin-interacting protein 1 isoform X5 gives MSGAGDGMADIIGQASARDVEGNYKKAQKNERESIRQKLALGSFFDDGPGLYTSCSKSGKPSLSSRLQSGMNLQICFVNDSGSDKDSDADDSKTETSLDTPLSPMSKQSSSYSDRDTTEEESESLDDMDFLTRQKKLQAEAKMALAMAKPMAKMQVEVEKQNRKKSPVADLLPHMPHISECLMKRSLKPTDLRDMTIGQLQVIVNDLHSQIESLNEELVQLLLIRDELHTEQDAMLVDIEDLTRHAESQQKHMAEKMPAK, from the exons ATGAGCGGGGCCGGTGATGGAATGGCTGACATCATCGGGCAGGCATCCGCGCGGGACGTGGAGGGGAATTATAAAAAG GCGCAGAAGAATGAGCGCGAGTCCATCAGGCAGAAGTTGGCGCTCGGCAGCTTCTTCGACGATGGCCCGGGACTGTACACCAGCTGCAGCAAGAGCGGCAagcccagcctctcctcccg gCTCCAAAGCGGGATGAACCTGCAGATCTGCTTCGTGAACGACAGCGGCAGCGACAAGGACAGCGACGCTGATGACAGCAAGACAGAGACCAGCCTGGACACGCCTTTGTCGCCCATG AGCAAGCAGAGCTCTTCCTACTCCGACAGAGACACGACCGAGGAGGAGTCCGAGTCCCTCGATGACATGGATTTTCTCACCAGACAAAAGAAACTCCAAGCCGAAGCCAAAATGGCCTTGGCTATGGCAAAGCCCATGGCCAAAATGCAGGTGGAGGTGGAAaagcagaacaggaagaaaTCTCCGGTAGCCGATCTT CTGCCACATATGCCTCATATAAGCGAATGCCTGATGAAGAGAAGCTTAAAACCCACTGATTTGAGAGACATGACTATCGGGCAGCTACAAGTGATCGTCAATGATCTCCACTCGCAGATAGAAA GCTTGAACGAGGAgctggtgcagctgctgctcatcCGGGATGAGCTGCACACGGAGCAGGACGCGATGCTGGTGGACATCGAGGACCTGACCAG aCATGCCGAGAGCCAGCAGAAGCACATGGCAGAGAAGATGCCGGCAAAGTAA